A window of Sphingobacterium kitahiroshimense genomic DNA:
TGTTGGAAGAAACTTATGAATTGTCTTTGTTGAGTATAGAGAAGCAAGGAAAATGGATGTTTATTCCGATGCTTAATGAAAATCAATAATGAAAAATATTTCGATATATCATGTTGGATCAGAAGATGTGGTAGAAGTTCTGCCTTATGTTCTGGATTTCAGAAGAAAACTATTTCCGATGTTGGATCCGAATCAGGTGCCTAAAGATTTAAAGGCGTTTGAACAGGTTTATTTACAGAACCGCGCTGGTAATTTTCTACAGGCAAGAACCGCGGATGGCATATTAATCGGAGTGATCGGTATGCTTAATTATGATTACCGGTTCCCTCACTTGGATATTGATGCTAAGAAGACCGTTGAAGTAGCCCGCTTATTTGTGGATCCCAAATATCGTAGGACTGGACTGGGGACAGAGCTGTTTCAAAGTTTACTCGTGGTGGCGCAGGAAAAACAGATTGAAAGACTTTATTTACATACCCATCCATTTTTGGAGGGTGCATATGAATTTTGGTTGCAGCAGGGGTTTCAATTGATAGAATACCGTGATGAATCTGGATTTCTCACTATACACATGGAACTGATGGTTAATGAATCGGAAAGTGCTGTGATATTGGAGAACATTTTGGAGCAGGAAAAACACTCCACAATTTGAGCTTGCAAGCTCTGTAAAATAAAGACTATGCATTTATGCATAACAGATAATTGAACAAACAATAGATAATTGTATTCCAATGAAATATAATATAAAGACCTTGGCTTTTGCAATAGCCTTAGGTACTGTTTTCCCAGTGGCTGTACATGCGCAGAATAGTACAGCAATTTTTGGAAAAACTTATGATGAGGTTGGAGATATCGTCTCTGGCGTAACATTGACAATAAACAGTTCAAAGCAGGTGACAACTTCCAACGAGTCAGGGGAATTTACTTTTTCTGAAGCGATTAATTTTCCAATTGTCATCCATGCTTCTGCAATTGGTTATATCGATCAAAAAATAACACTTTCGGCGAGTAACTGGAATGTAAAAAAAGGATTATCTCTTGTCTTGATTAAAGATAATAAAACTTTGGATGAGGTATTGATCACAGGGAGACGTAACAAATCTTATCTCACCAATGATCTGGAATTGGGG
This region includes:
- a CDS encoding GNAT family N-acetyltransferase, which gives rise to MKNISIYHVGSEDVVEVLPYVLDFRRKLFPMLDPNQVPKDLKAFEQVYLQNRAGNFLQARTADGILIGVIGMLNYDYRFPHLDIDAKKTVEVARLFVDPKYRRTGLGTELFQSLLVVAQEKQIERLYLHTHPFLEGAYEFWLQQGFQLIEYRDESGFLTIHMELMVNESESAVILENILEQEKHSTI